The following are encoded in a window of Artemia franciscana chromosome 19, ASM3288406v1, whole genome shotgun sequence genomic DNA:
- the LOC136039186 gene encoding myosin heavy chain, non-muscle-like gives MEEKVSDLSQALAEEEEKSKHLAELKEKHETSLSDLEERLSKEQIALQESNKEFEALKATTAAEQELRTKREQELALLKKSLEEESGHHESQLMEMRQKHSQELAVLQEQMDNAKKIKEALEKAKATLAAENADMANEIKSIATSKAETDIKRKHLESQVSELTSRLQESEGARSEVQDRLVRMQTDMESLVAQSKQLAELKDKHETSLSDLEERLNKEQIALQESNKEFEALKATTAAEQELRTKREQELALLKKSLEEESGHHESQLMEMRHKHSQELAVLQEQMDNAKKIKEALEKAKATLAAENADMANEIKSIATSKAETDRKRKHLESQVIELEKTQRNFDKILAEEKAISERFASERDAAERDAREKETKLEEYIVKVEELQRSRRVLQNELIRRILHNIH, from the exons gctCAGCAAGGAACAGATAGCCCTTCAAGAATCAAATAAAGAATTCGAGGCTCTTAAGGCCACAACTGCTGCGGAGCAAGAGCTGAGAACAAAACGCGAACAGGAATTAGCATTACTGAAGAAGAGCCTTGAGGAAGAATCTGGTCATCACGAGAGCCAGTTAATGGAAATGAGGCAAAAACATAGTCAAGAACTGGCAGTTTTGCAAGAACAGATGGACAACGCCAAGAAAATAAAGGAAGCGTTGGAAAAAGCTAAGGCAACTTTGGCGGCTGAAAATGCAGATATGGCTAATGAGATCAAGTCAATTGCAACATCCAAAGCTGAGActgatataaaaagaaaacacctcGAGTCACAG GTGTCAGAGCTCACCAGTCGCCTTCAAGAATCTGAGGGTGCACGTTCAGAGGTTCAAGATAGACTGGTTCGCATGCAGACTGATATGGAGTCTTTAGTAGCCCAATCAAAACAGTTGGCAGAGCTGAAAGATAAACATGAAACCAGTTTATCTGATCTTGAAGAGAG gctCAACAAGGAACAGATAGCCCTTCAAGAATCAAATAAAGAATTCGAGGCTCTTAAGGCCACAACTGCTGCGGAGCAAGAGCTGAGAACAAAACGCGAACAGGAATTAGCATTACTGAAGAAGAGCCTTGAGGAAGAATCTGGTCATCACGAGAGCCAGTTAATGGAAATGAGGCACAAACATAGTCAAGAACTGGCAGTTTTGCAAGAACAGATGGACAACGCCAAGAAAATAAAGGAAGCGTTGGAAAAAGCTAAGGCAACTTTGGCGGCTGAAAATGCAGATATGGCTAATGAGATCAAGTCAATTGCAACATCCAAAGCTGAGActgatagaaaaagaaaacacctcGAGTCACAG GTTATTGAGCTGGAGAAGACGCAGcgtaattttgacaaaatcctGGCAGAAGAAAAGGCAATATCAGAACGATTTGCGTCAGAACGAGATGCAGCTGAAAGAGATGCAAGAGAAAAGGAGACGAAATTGGAAGAATATATTGTGAAAGTAGAGGAGCTACAGAGGTCAAGAAGAGTTCTTCAAAATGAGCTTATAAGAAGAATATTACATAATATTCATTGA